TCAGCTATTGCAGAGGAAGTGTCCCTCTGAGCAATGTCCCCCCAGCAAAGGGAGAAGGGTTGTCAGACACCCCCCAACACCTGGCCAATGCCTCTCTCACTGTCCCCAGGTAGTGGAAAAGTGCCTGGATCTGGGTGCTGCATCTGCCCGCTATGTGAGCGGCTCCATGGAGAGCACAGCCTTTGCTGAGGAGGTGGTGAAAGAGGCTGAGAACATCTGGGGTGCGTAGCAGGCGCCCATACCCCGTGCCACATTTCGGGGCCACCCTGGCCACCACAATGCGGCCTGGGGCTGAGATGCTGGCTGCCAACAGCCAACACACTCTGCTTCCAGGAGGCCTCGACATGCTCATCCTGAACCACATCGGCCGCAGCTTTTTTGACTTCTTCAACGGGGACGTGGATCACGTGCGGAAGCTCATGGAGACCAACTTCCTCAGCTACGTGGCCATGACCACGTCCGCCCTGCCCATGCTGAAGGAGAGTGAGGGCAACATTGTGGTGGTCTCATCTGTTTCAGGTGAGCACACAAGGGTTCGTCTTTCCCTGCCAtgtccctgccctgtgcccttCCTGCTCATCTCTGTGCATGCATTGCAATCAGTGCACTTCTGCAGGCTTACTTGCATGACCATGCATTACGCACACATTTATCGTACATGGGTACACATGCAGCAAAACAAGAACGGTGCAGCCCACAACAAAGCTCTCTCGTGCCATGTGCTGTGCTTTAAACAttcctgcatttctttccttccctcaaGCATTTAAGGTAGATTGCTCGCACCACAAAACTGCAGCTATGGGAAAGGCAGGGGCAGGCAGAGCcgtgcagccctgtgcctgccCAGCACGGATAAGCTCTGATCCTGTGCCTCTACCCAGGTAAAGTCGCCTCCCCCTTCGTTGCTCCCTACTCTGCGACTAAGTTTGCCTTGGAAGGATTCTTCAGCTCCCTGAGGCATGAATTCATCATAGAAAAGGTCAATGTTTCCATCACGCTCTGCATCTTGGGCTATATTAACACAGGTAAGCTTGGCACCACTGAGGCTCACAGATAAAAACGTGGACTCGGTGCAACACAGCCGTCCTTCTATCACTGCAGAGAACGCGGTGCAGATGGTCTCACACATCATTAAGGAAGCACCAGCACCCAAGGAGGAGTGTGCGCTGGAGATCATCCGGAGTGGGGCCCTGCGCCAGCGTGAGCTGCACTACCCTGCCAGCACCGTGACCCCAACGCTGCTGCTGCGGGACCTTGCTCCCGAGTTTCTGGATGGCCTCATCAGGAACAACATGCGGGTGGAAAACATCAAGAGACCACCGCCAGCCCAGGGCTCGGGGCATTAGCACAGCTCTGAGTGGCCAACGCTTCCCCATGGGCAGTGGTGCCTCCAGAAAAGCCCACCCTGAAGCAATGCCGGGGACGTTTCTGAAGGCAGCCTGGCTGGGAACTGTCTGCACAACATGGGGCATTGGGAGCCTACgaaacaacacaaaaatgtcttttatttatGCTGACTGTAAATGGTTCCTCGCAATCAAGAGGAGCAGGCAGTGGGGGTCCCCAGAAGGGCCCTACAAGGCCAGAATTAGGAGCGGGCTGGGGGGTGCAGGCAGCACACAGACCCCAGCTGCTCCATGCTCTTTGCTGCACCTCACCCACATCCCTCCCCAAGGAGGAGTTAGTCAAAAGGTTATGGATATGGAAGGCACCGGACCTGTAGAGCACAGCCTTGTGCTTCTAAAGGAAAGATGGTGGGATTCAGAGTGGCACTACGTGAAGATCTGCAGTGACCCGGttgcaattaaatattttaaaaaataataaaattatttagaCTGGAGGCTTGCAGGAGATTATAAAGCAGAACTGCACGGGTTGAGCTCTGAGCTCCTCCTGAGCAGGGATTTGGGCCAACCCCCACGAACCACCCAGCAAAGGCACACAGAGGGTCTTCACACCGCGATGGTTTTCCGAGCAATAAATCCCACGTTACTTTGTGACACCTCTGGTTTGAGTTTTGTTCCTCTTTCACTGCAGTATGCGCACAGCCCCTCTCAGCACGCAGCTGCTTAAACCCACCCCATGATTTGCATTAACGCAGCTTTCACTTCTCTAAGACCTTAATGAATTTCTGCCGTTTGTGACCTGTCCTGAAATAcactcttttttcccccttttcaaTCTGCTAGAAGCCTTACAATAATAGCATTACTCCCTGGATTTCCCTACCCCCCAAAGCAACATGGAGTGATTCGGTCACCCGGTGCTGCCGAAGCCCCAGGAGCAGTGCTCCGATAAGGGGAcaggcagtgggtgctgctggcacccCGAGATAACCCCACACCCCGCGCTGCGCGAGCAGGACAGGAACCAGAGCTCGGGCTGCAGCCCCAACGCTTCCTGTTCGACGGAAAGAAACACAgcgaggcagcagcagcacgaaGCTGGGGGCACCCAGAGGACAGAGTTTgtgccccgcagccccacgcTCACCCAGGTAagtgcctgcagccctgcagctccagcgCTGCCCCGCTCACCTTCTTCCCCCCTCTGTGTGATGGACACGGGGAGGTGGTAACATGAACCGGCATGAAACGTTCCTCGTTGTTTGTTTCCCTCGAAGCAGGAAACGTAACAGGTTGGAAAGCAAAGATAAAGGACACGGTTGGGAATTAGAGAGGGTAACTTCGGGCAGCGGCAGGAGGACGTAAGGTGTGCGCTCACCAAGAAGGCCTCGAAGCTTTGCTCAGCTCGGGGTGAGTAATGGGCCGCGTGTGTCCTTCAGCCTTACCTTGGTTTACAGCAACTTCTGGTTAACCGAAGCGCTGCAAGGCGGCCTGAAGGATGCCCAGGTGGGTGGTGGGGCCCCGGTGGGTGAGTGAGGCATGGATGGGATCAGCGGGGTCATTATGGTATGGATAATAACACACGGAAATAACCTGCTCGGCCTCCCATAGCCCCAGTCCCCTTCTGCTGGAAGTGCATTGTAAGAACCACCCAAAAAGTGGAAACGCTCAGTAAACGTCGGGTAAAATTAGAGATGCTTCAGTAACTGTTGGAAGCTTCCCAGGATGGGATATTCAGacaaacacagcacagggagcGCCGCCCATCTCTCGGAAGCACCGGATCGCcccactgccctgtgctgcagcagtgctgtggtttgcAGGCGCTTCCTCTGCcctgtgcaggagcagcacgCTGGCTGGTGGCACACCCAGACCAAAGGAGATGCTCAGTGCAGACTAACAAGCATGGAAGTGTTATACACATAAATGGGTTTTTACTTGCTcgcattttttcccccccattaaACTCAGTGACTTCCTAATTGCTTGAGACAGAATGAGACCAACGAAGTTTTGCTgggttgtttttggtttgttttttgacaAAGAAACTCACCCTGCAGACGCGCGTGGTGCAACAGTGCAGGTGCTCAGCCGCCCACCTGGTTTGGGCCACAGAATACCCCCAGATACAGAGCAGAGATGGAATCTGTGCCCAAGGCAAAGCGGTACCAGAGCCCCTGGGTCAGCACCCACCCCACCGAGCAGCAGCAAGCGCAGGGTGGGATGGGTGACGTTGTCAGCACGTTGGAGCTCACAGACGGCACATATAAACACCACCACCCCTCGGTTTGGCAGGACAGGGGGCCCTGCCATGATCAGCCCCCCAGAACGGGCCCGGCCACGGCGTGCAGGTGAGAGCTACGAGGAGAAGTGTGAGAGGAGGCAGGAGACCCGCGAGGCCCTGCGGCGCCGTGGCCATCACGCACACAGCGCCCGGCGGCCGGGCCGCCCCGAGGAGCAGCCGCAGAGCCCACGGCAGCGCGAGTTCCTGCGCAGGAGGAACCTGGGGGGCACCGCCGGGGAGCTGAGCGCACCCATCCTGCTCCAGGTAACGCTCCACTCCCACCATGCCCCGGCCTGATGCACAAAGTGGCTGCACGCATGCAAAACTGCATTTGTTTGTGGACTGCACCAACCGAGGGCAAAGTGTGCCACCTCCCTCGCAGCACGTTCCTTCCTGTTTTCTAAGCTAAATGTGAACCaaagggagagctgctgctatTCCTCCAGGTGCAACCCCTTGTCCTGTCTGCTAAATTAGTTTTGCACTTCCATAATTACTTTTCCCCCCCATGAGAACTGCACTGTAAACAACTGGGTTCCTTCCATCACCTTCCCTGCTAGCAGGAACAAagatcatagaattgctcaggttggaaaagaccttaaagaacaccaagtccaaccacaacctaaccatactaccctaaatctaacaaccctctgctaaatcgtgtccctgagc
Above is a window of Gallus gallus isolate bGalGal1 chromosome 26, bGalGal1.mat.broiler.GRCg7b, whole genome shotgun sequence DNA encoding:
- the HSD11B1B gene encoding corticosteroid 11-beta-dehydrogenase isozyme 1, with translation MGLFLKVLIPLLGLGLAVYFYSGPGNFSEEMLRGKRVIVTGASSGIGEQMAYHLARMGAHVLLTARTEAKLQKVVEKCLDLGAASARYVSGSMESTAFAEEVVKEAENIWGGLDMLILNHIGRSFFDFFNGDVDHVRKLMETNFLSYVAMTTSALPMLKESEGNIVVVSSVSGKVASPFVAPYSATKFALEGFFSSLRHEFIIEKVNVSITLCILGYINTENAVQMVSHIIKEAPAPKEECALEIIRSGALRQRELHYPASTVTPTLLLRDLAPEFLDGLIRNNMRVENIKRPPPAQGSGH